A region from the Triticum aestivum cultivar Chinese Spring chromosome 3D, IWGSC CS RefSeq v2.1, whole genome shotgun sequence genome encodes:
- the LOC123078918 gene encoding 26 kDa endochitinase 1 translates to MRGVVVAAMLAAAFAVSAHAEQCGSQAGGATCPNCLCCSKFGFCGTTSDYCGTGCQSQCNGCSGGTPVPVPTPSGGGGVSSIISQSLFDQMLLHRNDAACLAKGFYNYGAFVAAANSFSGFATTGGADVRKREVAAFLAQTSHETTGGWPTAPDGPYSWGYCFNQERGATSDYCSPSSQWPCAPGKKYFGRGPIQISYNYNYGPAGRAISTDLLNNPDLVATDATVSFKTALWFWMTPQSPKPSSHDVITGRWSPSGADQAAGRVPGYGVITNIINGGLECGRGQDGRVADRIGFYKRYCDLLGVSYGDNLDCYNQRPFA, encoded by the coding sequence ATGAGAGGAGTTGTGGTGGCGGCCATGCTGGCCGCGGCCTTCGCCGTGTCCGCGCACGCCGAGCAGTGCGGCTCGCAGGCCGGCGGGGCGACGTGCCCCAACTGCCTCTGCTGCAGCAAGTTCGGCTTCTGCGGCACCACCTCCGACTACTGCGGCACCGGCTGCCAGAGCCAGTGCAACGGCTGCAGCGGCGGCACCCCGGTACCGGTACCGACCCCCTCCGGCGGAGGTGGCGTGTCCTCCATTATCTCGCAGTCGCTCTTTGACCAGATGCTGCTGCACCGCAACGACGCGGCGTGCCTGGCCAAGGGGTTCTACAACTACGGCGCCTTCGTCGCCGCCGCCAACTCGTTCTCGGGCTTCGCGACCACGGGTGGCGCCGACGTCAGGAAGCGCGAGGTGGCCGCGTTCCTCGCTCAGACCTCGCACGAGACCACCGGCGGGTGGCCGACGGCGCCCGACGGCCCCTACTCCTGGGGCTACTGCTTCAACCAGGAGCGCGGCGCCACCTCCGACTACTGCTCGCCGAGCTCGCAGTGGCCGTGCGCGCCGGGCAAGAAGTACTTCGGGCGCGGGCCCATCCAGATCTCATACAACTACAACTACGGGCCGGCGGGGCGGGCCATCAGCACCGACCTGCTCAATAACCCGGACCTCGTGGCGACGGACGCGACCGTGTCCTTCAAGACGGCGCTGTGGTTCTGGATGACGCCGCAGTCACCTAAACCTTCGAGCCACGACGTGATCACAGGCCGGTGGAGCCCCTCAGGCGCCGACCAGGCGGCGGGGAGGGTGCCTGGGTACGGTGTGATCACTAACATCATCAACGGTGGGCTCGAGTGCGGGCGCGGGCAGGACGGCCGTGTTGCCGACCGGATCGGGTTCTACAAGCGCTACTGTGACCTCCTCGGCGTCAGCTACGGCGACAACCTGGACTGCTACAACCAGAGGCCGTTCGCATAG